GGCCGTCTGTTCCGGTCCAGATGCGGATTCAGCGGACGACATTCGCTGAATTATGGACAGTCCGATCTCTTCCTTGCGCTCGGCGGCATTGCGAAATCGATAGTTGCGAATCCATTCCTGGCGTTTTCGGCGCAAAATCGTGCGAGCCCACTGCTTGAAGTCGGCAAACGAGTTGCGTTCGAACCGGTCGAAGTTCGCTCTGGCTTGCACGAGCGTCTCCTGAATCAAATCCGATAGCCCGCGCGATGGTCCCAAATCCTGGGGTTTGCTACGGCGCGAGTGCTCAGCCCAAAGCTGCGCGGACAGTACTTCCAATAGCTCGTTGAGCGCAGTAGCGGAGCCAGCCCTGGCATCGGTAATTAGCCGATCGACGGCCGCCACCGATTCGTTGGGATTGAAATTACGCATAGAGCGGCCGCGCCTTCGGTCCCGGAACGATTCCTTGCCGGACGCCAGAAAGTATGCGACGAGTCGCTTAGGGTTGCAATTGTCTTCTTAAGTCTTCCTGACATAAGTAGTTCTAACAGACCTGTCCGGATTGCCGTACTGGCGCTTACCGGTCTTGGAGCTCAGATCAGACTACTTATTTGGTCTCTCTTTTCCGGTCATAGACCAATTCGCGGCACTGCAGGGCCAATAATCGTCTCAGTACGGTAAAAACATCCTCCGGGTGTCCGCTTTTGCGAACTGGCGCATGAATATAGTATCCGGCGCTCGTCGCGGCGGCCGGGAAACTACGCGCACCAGGTTACAAGCAATTCAGAGAATGCCCATGACGCTCAAGGCCTTGTCATTCACGTTGTCTGCCGCACTGATCGCATTCGTGTTGTCCGTTTTCTCGCCGACCGCTTCCGGCCAAAGTCTCTTTGTCGCCAGCGTGGGGGATGGTCGTTTGCACCAATTCACGTTGGGAGGCGCCCCTCTATCGACATCCGATGTTGGTGTGAACGCACTGACCGACGTTGCCGTCTCCGGCGACTCACTATTCGCCACATCCGTTAGCGGCTATGTCGCGGAGTACACAATGGCGAATTC
This Pirellulales bacterium DNA region includes the following protein-coding sequences:
- a CDS encoding sigma-70 family RNA polymerase sigma factor encodes the protein MRNFNPNESVAAVDRLITDARAGSATALNELLEVLSAQLWAEHSRRSKPQDLGPSRGLSDLIQETLVQARANFDRFERNSFADFKQWARTILRRKRQEWIRNYRFRNAAERKEEIGLSIIQRMSSAESASGPEQTAQLRDDGRRAYSAFRQLKTHEQFVINLRVIEGLRYREIEALTGWACDASRKAYARAMENLRSLLEFDAKL